A region of Chloroflexaceae bacterium DNA encodes the following proteins:
- a CDS encoding metallophosphoesterase — MAITTQRFRPQREGRRFDPSPGQVRYSERWIGAAASGSALAVLALVAGGAPAAAALGLLGATGAAYVFWHEPRQPRLEQVTLRLPRLPLALDGLRIGQLSDLHLGLPYTADNARWAVERLVAEQPDLLVMTGDFVSFERAIPELPEVLAPLKSWRPRLGIFAVPGNHDYWEGFPAIQRTLAPLGVEFLLNSHRRLRDGEAELVLAGVDDMWDSAHDLAATLDGAPEGVFTVLLSHCPDLADEAAARGVHLQLSGHTHGGHVYLPLLGSFCLPRHGWRYPIGHLTIGALQLYVSRGIGGLPFRLGCPPEVTILTLRRASEAGSTA, encoded by the coding sequence ATGGCAATAACGACACAGCGATTTCGACCACAGCGTGAGGGACGGCGTTTTGATCCCAGTCCGGGGCAGGTGCGGTATTCCGAGCGCTGGATCGGCGCGGCGGCGAGCGGCAGCGCGCTGGCCGTCCTGGCGCTGGTCGCCGGCGGCGCGCCAGCCGCGGCGGCGCTGGGCCTGCTCGGAGCGACGGGGGCGGCCTACGTCTTCTGGCACGAGCCGCGCCAGCCGAGGCTGGAACAGGTAACGCTCCGCCTGCCCCGGCTGCCGCTGGCACTCGACGGGCTGCGCATCGGCCAGTTGAGCGATCTGCACCTGGGGCTGCCGTACACCGCGGACAACGCCCGCTGGGCCGTTGAGCGCCTGGTGGCCGAACAACCCGATCTGCTGGTAATGACCGGCGACTTCGTGAGCTTCGAGCGCGCTATCCCCGAGTTGCCGGAAGTCCTGGCGCCATTGAAGTCCTGGCGCCCGCGGCTGGGCATCTTCGCCGTGCCGGGCAATCACGACTACTGGGAGGGTTTCCCGGCCATCCAGCGGACGCTTGCCCCGCTGGGGGTCGAGTTTCTCCTCAACAGCCACCGGCGACTGCGCGACGGCGAGGCCGAACTGGTGCTCGCCGGCGTTGACGATATGTGGGACAGCGCCCATGACCTGGCGGCCACGCTCGATGGCGCGCCTGAAGGCGTCTTCACGGTGCTCCTGTCGCACTGTCCTGACCTGGCCGACGAAGCGGCCGCTCGTGGCGTGCATCTGCAACTTTCCGGGCACACCCACGGGGGGCACGTCTACCTGCCGCTTCTCGGATCGTTCTGCCTGCCGCGCCATGGCTGGCGCTATCCTATTGGCCATCTGACCATCGGCGCGCTACAGCTCTACGTCAGCCGGGGCATCGGCGGCCTGCCATTCCGCCTCGGCTGTCCCCCTGAGGTGACGATTCTCACCCTGAGGCGTGCTTCAGAGGCCGGTAGTACAGCCTGA
- the purB gene encoding adenylosuccinate lyase: MTDDVTRLAALCPLDGRYRGDVGHLAAYFSEAALFRYRVRVEVEYLIFLSRAPSVGFVAPLDAQQQAQLRQLYRQFSDADALAIAAWDRRVNHDVKAVEYWLREQLDRLGLERWKEAVHFALTSEDVNNLAYGLLVREARDAAILPPLSRLLERLRELADVEAATPMLARTHGQAATPTTFGKEMNVFFMRLRRAFEAVRDVRLTGKLNGATGTFAAHAVALPEVDWITFSRAFVRLLELEPVLLTTQIEPHDSLATLCDALKRVNVILVDLCQDIWRYISDGYLAQRPAPGEVGSSTMPHKINPIDFENAEGNLGLAIALLEHMSRKLPVSRLQRDLSDSTVLRNLGTAFGYSLLGCQRVLRGLDKLAVRRERLRADLEAHPEVLAEAIQTILRREGYPEAYETLKTLTRGRDLTLEGLRQFVETLDVREEVRAELLALRPENYTGLAADLARLRDDRTAGGW; encoded by the coding sequence ATGACCGATGACGTGACCCGGCTTGCCGCCCTTTGCCCGCTGGATGGGCGGTACCGCGGCGATGTGGGCCATCTGGCGGCGTATTTCAGTGAAGCAGCGCTGTTCCGTTACCGTGTACGCGTGGAGGTTGAGTATCTGATCTTCCTTTCACGCGCTCCCAGCGTTGGCTTCGTAGCCCCCCTCGACGCGCAGCAGCAGGCCCAACTGCGGCAGTTGTATCGCCAGTTTAGCGACGCCGACGCGCTGGCCATCGCCGCATGGGATCGCCGGGTCAACCATGATGTCAAAGCGGTCGAATACTGGCTGCGCGAACAACTCGACCGACTGGGTCTGGAGCGCTGGAAGGAGGCGGTGCACTTCGCCCTGACCTCGGAGGACGTGAACAATCTGGCCTACGGCCTGCTGGTGCGCGAGGCCCGCGACGCAGCGATTCTGCCGCCCCTCAGCCGTCTGCTCGAGCGGTTGCGCGAGCTGGCCGACGTCGAGGCAGCCACGCCGATGCTGGCCCGCACCCACGGTCAGGCCGCCACGCCGACGACGTTCGGCAAAGAGATGAACGTCTTCTTTATGCGACTGCGTCGGGCCTTCGAGGCAGTGCGCGACGTTCGGCTGACCGGCAAGCTCAATGGCGCCACCGGCACCTTCGCCGCCCATGCTGTCGCCCTGCCAGAAGTAGACTGGATCACCTTCTCGCGCGCCTTTGTCCGCCTCCTGGAGCTGGAGCCGGTGTTGCTCACCACGCAGATCGAGCCCCACGACAGCCTGGCCACCCTCTGCGACGCGCTCAAGCGCGTCAACGTGATCCTGGTGGATCTGTGCCAGGACATCTGGCGCTACATCAGCGACGGCTATCTGGCCCAGCGACCTGCTCCCGGCGAGGTCGGTTCCTCAACTATGCCGCACAAGATTAACCCGATTGATTTTGAGAACGCCGAGGGCAACCTGGGGCTGGCGATCGCCCTGCTGGAGCACATGAGCCGCAAGCTGCCCGTGTCGCGCCTGCAACGGGATCTATCGGACAGCACGGTGCTGCGCAACCTGGGCACGGCCTTTGGCTACAGCCTGCTGGGTTGCCAGCGCGTGCTGCGCGGACTGGACAAACTGGCGGTGCGCCGGGAGCGACTGCGCGCCGACCTGGAAGCGCATCCCGAAGTGCTGGCCGAAGCGATCCAGACCATTCTGCGGCGCGAAGGCTACCCCGAAGCCTACGAAACGCTCAAAACCCTGACCCGCGGGCGCGATCTGACCCTGGAGGGGCTGCGGCAGTTCGTCGAGACGCTCGACGTGCGCGAGGAGGTCAGGGCGGAACTGCTGGCGCTGCGACCGGAGAACTATACCGGCCTTGCGGCCGATCTGGCGCGCCTGCGCGACGACCGGACTGCGGGGGGCTGGTGA